The following coding sequences are from one Nitrospira sp. window:
- the truB gene encoding tRNA pseudouridine(55) synthase TruB, whose protein sequence is MGRLNSRKPRTLRAVLRESRTLKGMDRTGIRTDLGDVLEGVLVVHKEAGWTSHDVVAKVRSLLRGSKVGHAGTLDPSATGVLPILVGRATRIAEYLIDWDKEYHAVMRLGETTDTQDATGQVLSRVDPSAITEDMLQAVITRFRGVQQQLPPMYSAVKVGGQPLYKAARAGRTVDRAERSIAIHQLEIVAVHGRDVALRIVCSKGTYIRTLCTDIGQALGVGGHLYALERRRVGPLSIEQSVTIDQVASHLTMGTLTKQFMSLDQLLVQLPAVVVNAEQAQRVLNGSPIFPMGVGQLPPAHSTVSVRLKDEAGQLLAIGTHDASGMGSIRIRKVLSLLSH, encoded by the coding sequence ATGGGGAGACTGAACAGCAGGAAACCCAGGACTCTCCGAGCAGTGCTCAGAGAATCACGGACTCTTAAGGGTATGGACCGGACAGGTATCAGAACGGACCTGGGTGATGTCCTGGAGGGAGTCCTTGTTGTCCATAAGGAAGCCGGCTGGACCTCACACGATGTCGTCGCCAAGGTTCGGAGCTTATTGAGGGGAAGCAAAGTCGGTCATGCCGGTACGCTGGATCCTAGTGCCACCGGTGTGTTGCCTATCCTGGTCGGACGGGCCACAAGGATCGCCGAGTACCTGATCGATTGGGATAAGGAGTACCACGCCGTCATGCGCTTGGGGGAAACCACCGACACCCAGGATGCAACCGGGCAGGTTTTAAGCAGGGTTGATCCAAGTGCGATCACAGAGGACATGCTTCAGGCAGTGATCACCCGATTCCGAGGAGTGCAGCAGCAATTGCCACCAATGTATTCAGCGGTGAAAGTCGGTGGACAGCCTCTGTATAAAGCCGCCCGGGCAGGCAGGACGGTCGATCGGGCAGAGCGATCGATTGCCATTCATCAGCTGGAGATCGTGGCCGTTCACGGTCGTGACGTGGCCCTGCGCATTGTGTGTTCCAAAGGCACGTATATACGCACCTTGTGTACCGATATCGGACAGGCCTTAGGGGTAGGAGGGCATCTCTATGCGCTCGAGCGTCGCCGTGTCGGCCCACTGTCCATCGAACAGTCCGTGACGATTGATCAAGTTGCCAGCCATCTCACGATGGGAACTCTCACGAAGCAATTCATGTCGTTGGATCAACTCCTCGTCCAACTTCCGGCAGTAGTCGTGAACGCGGAACAGGCGCAGCGTGTCTTGAATGGCTCACCAATTTTTCCGATGGGAGTCGGGCAACTCCCTCCTGCCCATTCCACAGTTTCGGTACGCCTCAAGGATGAAGCCGGTCAGTTGTTGGCCATTGGAACTCATGATGCCAGCGGCATGGGGTCGATTCGAATTCGCAAAGTACTGAGTCTCTTGAGTCATTAA
- the infB gene encoding translation initiation factor IF-2, which translates to MRVYELAKKLGMENRVLIPELKKLGVSVSSHSSTLEEDIVQKVLDKMAAKSTSQGTGIEREVGAKLAEHTSRGKTVGAKGPVVEEPLKPDKRRILIKRKKEDEPIEAILSASIGETERSAQPASSSLVTTPTPSVERLASDGPVDRSLPVKEGLVEVAPSAPVPLDVKQEAPPAKPTIAPAIPVVATPESVASKKKSMAFEAIEAEALKEKLKKAKKTGRPKDEQQDVKLREDAARWQDLRAIPVQRRDDRSKHVHHSTPGEVTKPRRKSVKVTPRTTVKEFAELIGQRPADIVRKLMDMGQMLTFQQPMSLDAASIFAEESGIKVEVSVEKIGDELLQDIIETGDDERPEPRPPVVTIMGHVDHGKTSLLDAIRQTKVAEGEAGGITQHIGAYTVSVRGKQVTFLDTPGHEAFTAMRSRGAKVTDIVILVVAADDGVMPQTIEAINHAKAAGVPLIVAMNKIDKPTANPDRVKNALSEHGLISEAWGGDTIIVEVSAKEKMGLDTLLEMILLQSEVLELKADPHKQAKGTVIEAKIERGRGPVATVLVQSGTLRVGDAYVVGIFSGRVRALLSDRGEKSQQAGPSIPVEVIGLPGVPSAGDVFHVVSNERVAREIAEERAQNRRAAELTGPAKVTLDDLFAKIQEGSVKELAIVVKADVQGSSEALVGAVEKLSTNAVKLRVIHNGVGGIMESDVLLASASRAIIIGFNIRPEPKAAALAEQQGVDIRLYTIIYDAIADIKAAMEGLLEPTLKERVLGRVEVRQVFMIPKIGAVAGAYVIDGTISRSSVGVRVIRDNVVVYQGKLGSLRRFKDDVREVQQGYECGLSVENFNDVKSGDIIEAYTVDKIPAKL; encoded by the coding sequence ATGCGTGTATACGAACTTGCGAAGAAGTTAGGCATGGAAAATCGAGTGCTCATCCCCGAGCTCAAGAAGTTGGGGGTCTCGGTGTCATCTCACAGCAGTACGCTTGAGGAGGATATCGTTCAGAAGGTGTTGGATAAGATGGCTGCAAAATCGACGAGTCAAGGGACGGGAATCGAGAGAGAGGTCGGTGCAAAGTTGGCGGAGCATACGAGTCGAGGGAAAACTGTGGGGGCAAAGGGCCCTGTCGTCGAAGAGCCGCTCAAGCCTGATAAACGGCGCATTCTCATCAAGCGAAAGAAGGAAGACGAGCCCATTGAGGCCATTCTTTCAGCCTCGATTGGTGAGACTGAGCGTTCAGCGCAGCCCGCGTCCTCAAGTCTTGTGACGACACCGACTCCATCGGTTGAGCGCCTTGCTAGCGATGGCCCAGTCGACCGCAGTCTTCCAGTGAAAGAAGGTCTTGTCGAGGTAGCTCCATCCGCACCGGTGCCACTCGATGTGAAGCAGGAAGCGCCGCCGGCCAAGCCGACTATCGCGCCGGCCATACCCGTGGTGGCGACTCCCGAGTCTGTCGCCAGTAAAAAGAAAAGCATGGCATTCGAGGCTATCGAGGCAGAGGCTCTCAAGGAAAAGCTCAAGAAAGCGAAAAAAACAGGCCGTCCTAAGGATGAGCAGCAAGATGTGAAATTACGTGAAGACGCCGCTCGCTGGCAAGACCTTCGTGCCATTCCAGTGCAGCGCCGCGATGACCGATCGAAGCATGTCCACCATAGCACCCCGGGAGAAGTCACCAAGCCACGTCGCAAGAGCGTGAAAGTGACCCCTCGGACAACGGTGAAAGAATTCGCTGAGTTGATCGGTCAACGGCCGGCCGACATCGTTCGCAAACTGATGGATATGGGACAAATGTTGACGTTTCAGCAACCTATGAGTCTAGACGCTGCATCAATTTTCGCCGAGGAAAGCGGAATCAAAGTTGAGGTCTCGGTCGAGAAAATTGGGGACGAGTTGCTGCAAGATATCATTGAGACCGGCGATGATGAACGGCCGGAACCTCGACCGCCGGTGGTGACCATTATGGGGCACGTCGATCACGGGAAGACGTCGCTCCTAGATGCCATTCGCCAAACAAAAGTGGCGGAAGGGGAAGCCGGGGGCATTACTCAGCATATCGGCGCCTATACCGTCTCAGTGCGCGGTAAGCAGGTCACGTTTCTCGACACTCCTGGTCACGAGGCGTTTACGGCCATGCGATCTCGTGGCGCAAAGGTCACGGATATCGTCATTTTGGTTGTTGCGGCAGACGATGGTGTGATGCCGCAAACGATCGAGGCGATCAACCATGCCAAGGCAGCCGGAGTACCGCTGATCGTGGCGATGAATAAGATCGACAAGCCGACCGCCAATCCTGATCGGGTAAAAAACGCTCTTTCGGAACATGGATTGATTTCCGAGGCTTGGGGTGGCGATACCATTATCGTCGAGGTGTCTGCTAAAGAGAAAATGGGTCTTGATACTCTCCTCGAGATGATTTTGCTTCAGTCGGAAGTACTTGAACTCAAGGCGGATCCACACAAGCAGGCGAAAGGCACTGTCATCGAAGCCAAGATTGAACGCGGGAGGGGTCCAGTTGCGACGGTGTTGGTTCAGAGTGGGACTCTACGGGTGGGCGACGCCTATGTCGTTGGAATATTCAGCGGGCGTGTTCGGGCTCTCCTTAGTGATCGCGGTGAAAAATCGCAGCAGGCAGGGCCGTCCATTCCGGTGGAAGTTATTGGATTACCGGGCGTGCCGTCAGCGGGAGATGTCTTCCATGTTGTCTCCAATGAACGAGTTGCCCGAGAGATCGCGGAGGAACGAGCGCAAAATCGTCGAGCTGCAGAGCTAACTGGCCCCGCGAAGGTCACCTTGGATGATCTCTTTGCAAAGATTCAAGAAGGATCCGTGAAGGAGTTGGCCATTGTCGTCAAAGCCGACGTGCAAGGATCGTCTGAAGCCTTGGTTGGCGCGGTTGAAAAGCTGTCGACGAATGCTGTCAAGCTACGCGTGATCCATAACGGAGTTGGTGGGATTATGGAATCTGATGTGTTGCTTGCCTCCGCGTCGCGAGCCATCATCATCGGTTTCAATATCAGGCCAGAACCAAAGGCAGCAGCATTGGCCGAACAGCAGGGTGTCGATATCAGGCTCTACACGATCATTTATGACGCCATCGCAGACATCAAGGCTGCGATGGAGGGCTTGCTTGAGCCGACCCTGAAAGAGCGCGTGTTAGGACGAGTGGAAGTACGGCAGGTCTTTATGATTCCAAAGATCGGAGCCGTAGCAGGGGCGTATGTGATTGATGGAACGATCTCTCGGTCAAGCGTCGGAGTCCGAGTGATTCGGGACAATGTGGTGGTCTATCAGGGTAAACTTGGTTCGTTACGGCGGTTCAAGGATGATGTTCGTGAGGTGCAGCAGGGGTATGAATGCGGGTTGAGCGTCGAAAACTTCAATGATGTCAAATCCGGCGATATCATTGAGGCCTACACAGTCGATAAGATCCCGGCGAAGCTCTAG
- the nusA gene encoding transcription termination/antitermination protein NusA — MNRELITVIDEIGRQKGIDKARVIGAIESALQTAAKKRFGQAENIQVEIDPKTGEISVVSKKIIVETVSNPKAEISLQEARQYDSEAEVGDEIGSLIEMNELGRIAAQTAKQVIFQKVREAEWEAVQREYSTRQGDLVTGIILGMERRNYLVDLGKTEAILPIQEQIPRETYRRGDRVKAMLLEVRRTPKDVQVILSRSHPQFVAKLFELEVPEVMEKIIEIRSVVREPGDRTKIAVTSREKAVDPVGACVGIKGSRVQAVVRELRGEKIDIITWTQDPRVFIAEALNPATIEKVGIDEEKKSALVVAADSQLSLAIGKNGQNVRLAARLTGWKIDIISSTEYEKEKVERDREIKAAIADEAEAQRLQEEARQAARAEEATSG; from the coding sequence ATGAACCGTGAACTGATTACCGTGATCGACGAAATCGGGCGTCAGAAAGGGATCGACAAGGCCCGAGTCATTGGGGCCATCGAATCCGCCCTGCAGACCGCCGCGAAGAAGCGCTTTGGTCAGGCCGAAAATATCCAAGTGGAGATCGACCCAAAAACCGGGGAAATTTCTGTCGTTTCCAAGAAGATCATCGTAGAAACGGTCAGCAACCCAAAGGCGGAGATCTCTCTTCAGGAGGCCCGCCAATACGATAGTGAGGCGGAAGTCGGGGACGAAATTGGCTCGCTGATCGAAATGAACGAATTGGGGAGAATTGCCGCGCAAACAGCGAAGCAAGTGATCTTTCAGAAGGTGCGCGAAGCGGAATGGGAAGCAGTTCAAAGGGAATATTCCACACGTCAGGGCGATCTCGTGACAGGAATTATCCTCGGCATGGAGCGCCGGAATTACCTGGTGGACCTCGGAAAGACGGAGGCCATCCTGCCGATCCAAGAGCAGATTCCTCGTGAAACCTATCGGCGCGGCGATCGCGTGAAGGCGATGTTGTTAGAGGTGCGTCGGACGCCCAAGGATGTTCAAGTCATTCTGTCTCGTAGTCATCCGCAGTTTGTGGCAAAACTTTTTGAGCTCGAAGTGCCAGAGGTCATGGAAAAGATCATTGAAATCCGATCCGTCGTTCGAGAGCCTGGGGACCGAACAAAGATCGCGGTCACGTCTCGTGAAAAGGCTGTTGATCCGGTGGGAGCCTGCGTCGGCATCAAGGGTTCCCGCGTACAGGCGGTCGTTCGCGAGTTGCGGGGCGAGAAGATCGATATCATTACCTGGACCCAGGATCCGCGAGTCTTTATCGCCGAAGCCTTAAACCCTGCAACAATCGAAAAGGTCGGGATTGATGAAGAGAAGAAGTCGGCGCTCGTGGTCGCAGCCGACTCGCAATTATCGTTGGCAATCGGAAAAAATGGTCAGAATGTCCGGCTTGCTGCGCGCTTGACCGGGTGGAAGATAGACATTATCAGCTCAACAGAATACGAAAAAGAGAAGGTCGAGCGTGATCGGGAAATTAAAGCCGCGATTGCGGACGAAGCCGAAGCGCAACGACTGCAAGAAGAAGCTCGGCAGGCTGCCAGAGCTGAGGAAGCAACGAGCGGATAG
- the pnp gene encoding polyribonucleotide nucleotidyltransferase, translated as MIHVVEIDIAGRTLRLETGRVAKQADGSIWASYGDTVILATAVAAQTAKPGIDFLPLTVDYQEKAYAAGKIPGGYFKREGRPAEKEVLTSRLIDRPLRPLFPEGYYFETQVIASVLSADKTGSSDVIGITAASAALAVSNIPFNGPVAGVRIGRVNGQLVVNPDLETMEQSELHLVVAGTADAVMMVEAGANELSEKMMLEALELAHSEIKKIVRKIDELAKKVGKVKRVVVQESIDSALQTEIKALVAQPIRDAIMIANKTARQERLDHILADTIAKLKKPEDSSRERHIKIVFHQLEYTEVRKMILEKRSRADGRGPEDIRPITCEVSALPRAHGSAIFTRGETQSLAVVTLGTSDDEQRIDALEGEYMRTFMLHYNFPPFSVGEARPLRTPGRREVGHGALAERALKPVIPGKDVFPYTLRIVSEILESNGSSSMATVCGGTLAMMDAGVPIKEPVAGIAMGLIKEGDDVIILSDILGLEDHLGDMDFKVCGTKNGVTALQMDIKIGGITTALMQQALEQARVGRLHILGHMAKALGSHRAELSAFAPRIYTMKVKQDKIRDIIGQGGKTIRGIQSDCGVKISVEDTGIVTIASADGTSLQKAKEIINRLTEEVEIGKIYTGTVRKIMDFGAFVEVLPGTDGLVHISQLAHHRVKAVSDEVAEGDQILVKVLEIDRQGKIRLSRKETMPAPTGGGTNESVGG; from the coding sequence ATGATACACGTCGTAGAAATCGACATTGCAGGTCGAACCCTTCGCCTTGAAACTGGCCGTGTCGCAAAACAAGCTGACGGGTCGATATGGGCCTCGTATGGCGACACGGTCATCCTTGCGACGGCCGTGGCTGCGCAAACCGCCAAGCCCGGCATCGATTTCCTGCCCTTGACCGTTGATTACCAGGAAAAGGCCTACGCGGCCGGGAAAATTCCTGGAGGCTACTTCAAGCGAGAAGGTCGACCGGCTGAGAAGGAAGTCCTGACCAGCCGCTTGATTGACCGACCCCTCCGCCCGTTGTTTCCCGAAGGCTACTATTTCGAGACGCAGGTCATTGCCTCCGTCCTATCGGCAGATAAGACCGGTTCGTCGGACGTGATTGGAATCACAGCGGCATCAGCTGCCCTCGCGGTATCGAACATTCCGTTCAACGGCCCCGTGGCCGGTGTGAGGATCGGTCGCGTCAATGGTCAGCTCGTCGTCAATCCTGACCTTGAAACGATGGAGCAGAGCGAGCTGCATCTGGTGGTTGCGGGCACAGCGGACGCGGTAATGATGGTGGAGGCAGGTGCCAATGAATTATCCGAGAAGATGATGCTCGAGGCTCTGGAATTGGCTCACTCCGAGATTAAGAAAATTGTTCGGAAGATCGATGAACTGGCCAAGAAGGTCGGAAAGGTGAAGCGGGTCGTCGTTCAAGAGTCGATCGATTCCGCGTTGCAGACCGAGATCAAGGCGTTGGTTGCGCAACCCATTCGTGACGCCATCATGATTGCCAACAAGACTGCCCGGCAGGAGCGGTTGGACCACATTCTGGCCGACACCATCGCCAAGCTGAAAAAGCCAGAGGATTCCTCGAGGGAGCGGCACATCAAGATTGTGTTCCATCAATTGGAATACACGGAAGTCCGGAAGATGATTTTAGAGAAGCGATCTCGCGCCGACGGACGCGGTCCTGAGGATATTCGTCCAATTACTTGTGAGGTTAGCGCCCTGCCGCGAGCCCATGGTTCTGCAATCTTTACCCGCGGCGAAACACAGAGCTTAGCGGTGGTGACGCTAGGGACGAGTGATGATGAACAGCGTATCGATGCGTTGGAAGGCGAGTACATGCGGACCTTTATGCTGCATTACAACTTCCCGCCATTCAGCGTCGGTGAGGCGAGGCCGCTTCGCACGCCCGGACGGCGTGAGGTTGGGCACGGAGCCTTGGCGGAACGGGCGTTGAAGCCTGTCATCCCGGGCAAGGACGTCTTCCCCTACACCTTACGGATTGTGTCTGAGATTTTGGAATCCAATGGATCTTCCTCGATGGCAACCGTGTGCGGTGGGACGCTGGCCATGATGGACGCAGGCGTTCCCATCAAGGAGCCAGTCGCCGGCATTGCGATGGGTTTGATCAAAGAAGGGGACGACGTCATTATCTTGTCGGATATTCTCGGCCTTGAAGATCATCTGGGTGATATGGACTTCAAAGTGTGCGGGACCAAGAACGGTGTGACGGCACTGCAAATGGACATTAAGATTGGTGGCATCACCACAGCGTTGATGCAGCAAGCCTTGGAGCAGGCCCGGGTGGGACGTCTCCACATTCTTGGCCATATGGCGAAGGCCCTCGGCAGCCATCGCGCCGAGTTGTCGGCGTTTGCCCCTCGTATCTATACGATGAAGGTCAAGCAAGATAAGATTCGCGATATTATCGGACAGGGCGGCAAAACCATCCGGGGCATTCAGTCCGACTGCGGCGTCAAGATCAGTGTCGAAGATACCGGGATTGTGACCATCGCTTCTGCAGACGGCACCTCCTTACAAAAAGCCAAAGAGATCATCAACCGCCTGACCGAGGAAGTCGAAATCGGGAAAATCTATACGGGAACGGTCAGAAAGATTATGGACTTTGGTGCCTTTGTGGAGGTACTGCCTGGCACCGATGGGTTGGTCCATATCTCACAGTTGGCGCATCATCGAGTGAAAGCCGTGTCTGACGAGGTCGCCGAAGGCGATCAAATTCTTGTGAAGGTGCTGGAGATCGATAGACAAGGCAAGATTCGGCTTAGCCGAAAAGAAACCATGCCCGCACCGACGGGCGGCGGTACAAACGAGTCAGTGGGCGGGTAA
- a CDS encoding DUF503 domain-containing protein gives MVVGLYTIELFIPGSQSLKDKRQVLHGIKDRLRGTFNLSVAEVDSQDLWQKAILGMACVSNEHNHVSQVLEKALNLIKSMPAVEVSRVQLEFL, from the coding sequence ATGGTTGTGGGGCTATACACCATCGAGTTATTCATTCCAGGGAGCCAGTCGCTTAAAGACAAGCGTCAAGTCCTTCATGGGATTAAGGACAGGCTTCGTGGCACGTTTAACCTCTCAGTTGCCGAAGTGGATAGCCAGGATCTCTGGCAGAAGGCTATTCTTGGAATGGCGTGTGTTTCGAATGAGCATAACCACGTGAGCCAGGTGCTTGAAAAAGCGTTGAATCTGATCAAAAGCATGCCAGCAGTTGAAGTGTCACGAGTTCAGCTGGAATTCCTCTAA
- a CDS encoding insulinase family protein, which translates to MYRKLILKNGIRLVSERIPTLKSVTIGIWVNTGSRDESPTQAGYAHFIEHMFFKGTTTRSATDISREIDALGGEMNAFTTRETTTYYVKVLDQHLPKALDLLGDLFLRSRLGKKEIEKEKQVVLEEIRMVQDDPEDLVQELHTKLAMGTHPLSRPILGRESTIARIRRQDLIEYIDTHYRPEEIVLAVAGNFNQQQLEKTMARTFGKYRPSSDVLPRKRLPPEICGGAIVKRKSLEQVHLCLGLKGVAAGHKDRYAVYALNSVLGGGVSSRLFQEIREKRGLSYSIYSFLSGYSDGGTITVYAGTQAREVERVLELVSREIRRLRRDGIDRHELKRTKEQMKGGLMLSLESSHSRMNKLAKDELISRGHTNLEDMIVKIDAITPQQISHVAQDLFTPGKIALTGLGPLSTRQVKALSGQFPKSQA; encoded by the coding sequence TTGTACCGTAAGCTCATCCTCAAGAACGGGATTCGCTTGGTCTCCGAGCGAATCCCAACCCTCAAATCCGTCACCATCGGCATCTGGGTCAATACGGGCTCTCGTGATGAAAGTCCAACACAGGCTGGGTACGCCCATTTCATTGAACATATGTTCTTCAAAGGCACGACCACTCGATCGGCCACGGACATTTCTCGTGAAATCGATGCGTTGGGGGGCGAGATGAACGCCTTCACCACACGAGAAACCACAACCTACTACGTCAAGGTATTAGATCAACATCTCCCAAAGGCCCTCGACCTTTTGGGAGATCTGTTTCTCCGCTCCCGACTTGGAAAGAAAGAAATTGAAAAGGAAAAGCAGGTCGTCCTTGAAGAAATTCGAATGGTTCAAGACGATCCCGAAGATCTCGTTCAAGAGTTACATACTAAGTTAGCGATGGGCACACATCCCTTGAGTCGTCCGATTCTTGGGCGGGAATCAACAATCGCCCGGATCCGCCGACAGGATCTCATCGAGTACATTGATACGCACTATCGTCCCGAAGAGATCGTGCTCGCCGTAGCCGGGAACTTCAATCAACAGCAGCTCGAAAAGACGATGGCTCGCACCTTTGGGAAGTATCGCCCTTCGTCAGACGTCCTTCCTCGGAAACGTTTGCCTCCAGAGATCTGTGGTGGCGCCATCGTGAAACGCAAATCGTTAGAGCAAGTGCACCTCTGTCTAGGACTCAAGGGCGTTGCCGCCGGTCATAAGGATCGATATGCGGTCTATGCGTTGAACAGTGTCCTTGGTGGTGGCGTTAGTTCAAGGCTGTTCCAGGAGATCCGTGAAAAAAGGGGCTTATCCTATTCAATCTACTCATTTTTGTCGGGTTATTCCGATGGCGGTACGATCACCGTCTATGCAGGCACGCAAGCACGGGAGGTTGAGCGTGTTCTTGAGCTCGTTAGCCGTGAGATCCGGCGCTTGCGCAGAGATGGAATTGATCGGCATGAGCTAAAACGGACAAAAGAACAGATGAAAGGCGGCCTCATGCTCAGCTTGGAGAGTTCGCATAGCCGGATGAACAAGCTTGCCAAAGATGAATTGATCTCCCGCGGCCATACGAACCTGGAAGACATGATTGTGAAAATAGATGCGATTACCCCACAACAAATAAGTCACGTAGCACAGGATCTCTTCACCCCTGGGAAAATAGCCCTAACAGGGCTGGGGCCACTGTCCACACGGCAAGTGAAGGCGTTGAGCGGACAATTCCCCAAAAGCCAAGCCTGA
- a CDS encoding ribosome maturation factor RimP — protein MVWCASVSGLMPTFLFGYMSKEDGLSIPGSRPQLVADRLYEIISPILWTLGLELVDVVRVGKGPHSVVRVLITKSDGVSITDCEQAHKALGPALDVADPFPHAYTLEVSSPGLDRPFKRSQDYQRAIGKEVSLKLREPLEGQWKIAGQLMQVDEEAVLLKVVDARTFETVKLSRDMIAEAKLVVKI, from the coding sequence ATGGTATGGTGCGCCTCTGTAAGTGGGCTCATGCCCACTTTTTTGTTTGGATACATGTCAAAGGAAGATGGGCTGAGTATACCAGGCAGTCGTCCGCAGCTGGTTGCCGACCGGTTGTACGAAATCATTTCGCCGATCCTATGGACGCTCGGGCTTGAGTTGGTTGATGTAGTGCGCGTGGGAAAAGGCCCTCACTCGGTCGTTCGCGTTCTGATCACTAAATCGGATGGAGTCAGCATCACAGACTGTGAGCAGGCACATAAGGCCCTAGGACCGGCGCTTGACGTGGCCGATCCATTTCCCCATGCCTATACCCTTGAAGTCTCTTCTCCGGGTCTTGATCGACCCTTCAAGAGATCCCAGGATTATCAACGGGCGATTGGAAAAGAAGTGAGTCTCAAGCTTCGAGAGCCTCTCGAAGGCCAGTGGAAGATTGCTGGTCAACTGATGCAGGTGGATGAAGAAGCAGTCCTGCTGAAGGTGGTTGATGCGCGAACATTCGAGACGGTGAAATTGAGTCGAGACATGATTGCTGAAGCCAAGCTAGTTGTGAAGATCTAG
- the dat gene encoding D-amino-acid transaminase, with product MPDIAFINGRFLPWEEATISIDDRGFQFGDAVYEVIRTYRGTPFEFAAHLARLNRSVGELSLCQPYTRAQWNRWIQQGLSLAGYQDAKIYIQVTRGVAPREHSFPADTLPTVVMTIREFHPLALDVRRTGVSACTREDLRWGRCDIKSVNLLANVLAREEARKAGVFEAILVRDGFVMEGALSNVMAIQDGVVMTAPEGPRILSGVTRTVVLELAKKDGIVIEERFIPLDVLYHADEVFLTGTTLEVLGVVQIDGRTIGSGQPGPITKTLAARWTLLTG from the coding sequence ATGCCAGACATCGCCTTCATTAACGGTCGCTTTTTGCCTTGGGAGGAGGCGACCATTTCCATTGATGACCGAGGTTTCCAATTCGGAGATGCCGTCTACGAAGTCATTCGCACGTATCGAGGGACGCCGTTCGAGTTTGCTGCACATCTTGCCAGGCTGAATCGGAGTGTGGGGGAACTGTCGCTTTGCCAGCCCTATACCAGGGCGCAATGGAACAGGTGGATTCAACAAGGACTTAGCCTGGCCGGGTATCAAGATGCCAAGATCTACATTCAGGTCACTAGAGGGGTGGCTCCCCGCGAGCATAGTTTCCCCGCCGATACTCTTCCAACGGTCGTGATGACCATCAGGGAGTTTCATCCGCTGGCACTGGACGTCCGCCGTACCGGCGTCAGCGCATGCACCCGAGAGGATCTCCGGTGGGGGCGTTGTGATATCAAAAGCGTTAATCTTCTAGCCAACGTCCTTGCTCGTGAAGAAGCGAGGAAGGCCGGTGTCTTCGAAGCGATTTTAGTCAGAGACGGTTTCGTCATGGAAGGTGCGCTGAGCAATGTCATGGCGATTCAGGATGGGGTGGTCATGACGGCTCCCGAAGGTCCTCGAATTTTATCCGGCGTCACACGAACCGTGGTCTTAGAGTTGGCGAAAAAGGACGGCATTGTCATCGAAGAACGGTTTATACCGCTCGATGTTCTGTACCATGCAGATGAAGTATTTCTGACGGGGACTACGCTCGAAGTACTCGGTGTTGTCCAGATCGATGGAAGAACCATTGGTTCTGGCCAGCCTGGTCCCATCACAAAAACACTGGCTGCTCGCTGGACTTTGTTAACCGGCTAG
- the rbfA gene encoding 30S ribosome-binding factor RbfA, which yields MSKTTYKRADRVADQIRMEVADILMRKIKDPRVHNVTVTDVEMTADLRIAHIFVTTMETEEAERDVFTGLSKASGFVRSELGRRLSLRYLPDVIFKKDVSGPRGDRIMQLLEGLHGETEQQETQDSPSSAQRITDS from the coding sequence ATGTCGAAGACGACCTATAAAAGAGCAGACCGAGTCGCTGACCAGATTCGCATGGAAGTGGCGGATATTCTCATGCGGAAAATCAAGGATCCTAGGGTCCATAACGTCACGGTTACCGATGTCGAGATGACAGCGGACTTGCGCATCGCGCATATTTTTGTCACGACCATGGAAACGGAAGAAGCCGAGCGCGATGTCTTTACTGGCCTCTCAAAAGCCAGTGGGTTTGTGCGGTCGGAATTAGGACGACGCCTCTCGCTCCGCTACCTGCCCGATGTGATTTTCAAGAAGGACGTGAGCGGACCTCGCGGTGATCGGATCATGCAGCTCTTGGAAGGCCTGCATGGGGAGACTGAACAGCAGGAAACCCAGGACTCTCCGAGCAGTGCTCAGAGAATCACGGACTCTTAA
- the rpsO gene encoding 30S ribosomal protein S15, which produces MALLKEVKSELIKQYQQHDKDSGSPEVQIAVLTNRITYLTEHFKTHKKDHHSRRGLLQLVGRRRRLLDYLRGVEEARYKTVIERLNIRK; this is translated from the coding sequence ATGGCATTATTAAAAGAAGTAAAGAGTGAACTCATCAAGCAATATCAGCAGCATGACAAGGATTCCGGATCGCCGGAAGTTCAGATTGCGGTATTGACCAACCGGATTACGTATCTCACCGAACATTTCAAGACTCATAAAAAGGATCACCACTCGAGGCGTGGATTGTTGCAGCTCGTTGGACGGCGGCGGCGTCTTCTGGACTATCTCCGTGGTGTGGAGGAAGCGCGTTACAAGACCGTGATCGAGCGACTCAACATTCGTAAGTAA